The genomic segment ATAATCCGCGAAATACCCCCGGTTTATCCCTTCATTTCATTCCCATTTCACTCCTTTTCTTCTTGTCATCAAGCTCACCAAGTTCCCCGGGTGCTGCAAAGTGACTAATTCCTTTGCGGTGAACTGATTCAGGTTACGTATGCGTTATACTGACTTATCTCCGCATTTCTACACGCATTGAAGCTCTTTGTATTATGGGTTTTTCATTTTACTTCATTTTCTTGTTTCTTTTTATGGActtattttcctttttttttctttttcttgtttCGTTTTAATGTGTTTATTTTTCGTGAGCAGATAAGGTGATTTAAGTTGGGACATGGACGTATTGTTGGTGACATTTTTTGTGGGATTTGTATTGGCGTTGCTAATTGTTGTCCCTCGGCTACGAAAATCTGGTTAGATCGTTATGTTATTTTGCTGTGTTACATTTTGATCTGGGAATCCTGTAGTTTGAAAAAATTTCggtatttttgtgaaaaatctgTCACGGATTGCCTGGCTGTTCTTGGTTTTTTACGATCTGATCAATTGTAAGCTTTCATGTGTAATGCAGATCCTGGCAGCTCGCGGCTATCAAATTCTGCAGGTGATAAGGTACTCTAAAGTTGCCATATTGAATTTGGCTTTGCATCATTGACACTTGAAAGGATCAGCATATGTGTTTTAAGATTATTGTTTGCGTAATGATTTGCAATTTGGGGTTTTTCGGTTTTTTGTTAATTTTATCAAGAAGGTTAATGTCAAGTTGTCGACACTTCCAAAGGAATTAGTCACTTTGCAGCACCCACCTGGTACCTTTGTCTTGTTGAGAAAATTATATGTTGAATGCCAATATTTTCCATATACGCAAATGAAGTAAAGAGTAGACTCACTATTAGTCAAAGAAGCATTGGTTGTTTAATATTTAAAGTGGTTCTTGCCTTTATCAGTGTTTTGATGAAAATGATTCTTCATGATAGTATGTAGGTTTTCGTTCCTTCTAATTCTAGATGCACCATATTTTTCTTCCAATTTTACTTTTGATCAATATGCTTCATATGGAAAGAGTACCACGTTGTAGTGCACTACCTAGTGAAAAATGTGATACTCTAGGAGTTGGCTTCTTTTGATTGGTTCATTACAGTTGCAGtttccataaaaaaaaaattgtttgttttttattgatatgactcCTTTTTGGTTAGGCATCCAAAGTATACAGCAAAGATGAAGTTTCATTGCATAACAGGAGGACCGACTGTTGGATCATCATAAAAGAGAAGGTTTTTCATCTGCCACAGATTCTCTTGAATTGTTTTCTTTCCATAAAGCAAGACCGTCCCCAATTGGTCTTTGTGAATAAATTTCGTCAACATGATCGCCATGTTCTGTTTTTCTGAAAAATATAGGTTTACGATGTTACCTCTTACGTAGAAGAGCACCCTGGAGGTGACGCCATACTAACACATGCTGGTGATGATTCAACCAAAGGTTTTTATGGGTAAGTGTTTTTGATACAATAAACTTTTCACGTTCTCTTTGCAGTTGGGGGCAAGATTTTTCTCCTTGTGAAGTTAGATTCTTCTTCGATATATCTTTGATCAAGGCTTGCAAAGTTTTTGGAACAGCAACTAATTAATCCATTCCACATCTTGACAGGCCACAACATGCTACTCGAGTCTTTGACATGATTGAGGACTTTTATGTTGGAGATCTGAAAAAGTAACTAATTTAACTGTGTTCTGTGATTATGGGCATGTTGTTTGGGTCCATCTAACTGGATTGTTCCATCGGATCGTCGGTTCAGGTTTAAGTTATCAATTACTTATGGCGAACTTGTGCGCTTCAAACTGATTATTTATGGGTTGGAAGCATGTGGCATTATCGCCCATCGTAATGTGGTTGGCGAAGTGGAGTATGTTTGATTGGCTTTTCAATTTTGCGAGGTAGACTGTATAAACTGAAACAGTCATTTCAGCACATGTTATGTTCATTGAAATTATAATATGATCTCTTTTTCACGTCCTTGTGTTCAAGGAAACTATTCTTATGTTTAACCATACAAGCTTGTTTGTTTTGTAAACTCATGCCACCCAACAAGTCACAAGCACAATGACATGCATTTGGTAGAGGAGAATGTGAACATGGTGTGAGATGGGTAATTAAATAGTTTTTGTAAATAAGTTTGTGTTCAGGAAAACCATAAAACaaaatttgggaaaaaaaattgtCTTGAGAGAAGAGGAAGGCAATCTGATCTCGCCTCCTTGTTCCATGGATTTTCCCTGCTCAAGTACTTTGCAAAAAATGATGCATTTTTCATGTTTGATTTGCCACCATTGCTTTACTCAGTTTGTTGTACTTGAAAAGAGATCATTTTCGTGGAAAAACaaagaatttttaaaaaattgtcaATTAAAAATCCAGCCAAACTCCAAAAAGTCACCATATTATCCCAGTTTATTTGTGTAACAAGATGTTATCATGTTGCACGTTATTAAATTCAAGGTagtttgaaaaatatattgGTCAAACATTTTTTTGATTtgtgattttatttaaaatgttttttcacaAAATGAACATACAGGAAATAAATATTAACCAAAtgttaaaaattgaaaatattagATTTCAAATCCATAGTCAAACAAAGACGAAGACGCTcataacaattttttatttattttatgaaagaaCTTGATTTCAGACACAAAAGTAAAATGATTTTAGAAAAAATCGATATAaattcttcaattttttttaaaaaattcaattaacGTTGACTCCACTTTCGGACTAGTAATAGAGATAAATTACATGTAGTTGTGAAAGTAAAGTCAACTAGTTCCAGtactttgaaaaaaaaaattgtactctTTATTCCCTTCAATGGGGAAAAATGTTAACATTTTAGCTAGTCCACGAGAAAATGGAAGCaagaattttcaaagttttccCGAGAAAATGGAAGCAAGAATTTCCAAAATTTAGCAAAAACAAATGTGAGTGTTTATAAACTCAAATGGACGTAAACGAATAGAAAAAATGCACCTGTGCTATAAaagtaaaaatcataatttaattagtCCAAAGCTTGAATTTTGAAATAATCACGATCTCACAGGTTACAGGCATGAAATACAATTACAAGAATCAGCTCAAACTAGAGCCTCCAATCAATTGATAACAATTATTCCGAGTCAGTAATAATAAAGAACACTAACACTTAAATTAAGGGAATCTAATTATTCCCAGAATTTTGTTCCTGGAATTTCTTGAAACCAGAAGACAAAAGAATAACTACATGTAGCTGCTAAAGCACAAATATTTCTACAAATCGTACTTCTTGGGTTGCCTCCACTGAACAAAACTTTTGGACAAAGATAGAAGAAAAGAATAATTATTTGGAGCTCCTTTTTTCCCATACAAATGCTTGCCTCCTAAATCTGTGAATTTAGGTCCCTTGCCCTTGCTTCTTTCAATCTGCATAATCAAATTCATCATCAAGTTTTACACACGTTACATGTgcgtttttttttccttttcttcctTTTGAGTTAAACTTttaggttcaatttttattcCATGTTTCGTCAGTTCAGAGTGAATCTGTCATCGCTCATTCTTAACTAAATACTAAATCTAGCAGCATTCTTGATTTTACACTACAGTGTCAAATTATATCTCAAGCTTTTGTCAGCCCCAATCTACAGTGCTCTCATTTTTCTCTGTATGACCTTGATGTTCTGTCTCTCTTTCGCAACCCAAAAGCTAAGACCCATTTGTTTTGACTTCCATGTTTCGATTGGAGAAACTCTTTACCATCCATCTGTCCATCACTTCATCTTGATAACCAAATATTTGTCTTTCGATTTTCAACCTTACTCAATAATCCAGGCTCAGCAGAGAGATCTACTAATAAGCATCCTCTAAGCAATAGTTATGATCATACATCAGTCGCTCCAACCAAAAATATCATTATgtcagaataaatttcaaaaatgcTTTAACCTTCTTCCATAATCCATGCTTCTTTATAGTAACATACAGTAACAAACTATGGTTTACACATCTTCAAACAAATAGTTATAATCATATTATAACTACAAACATTGTTATGTCATAATTATATCTCCAATACCACCGTGCAAAATGCGGTGACTTGTGGACAGATGAGACAAGCTCAAATAAATATTACCTTGATTATCTTGCCATCCTTCAAATGATACCAGATGCCAGACCAGTTGATACACTGGGAAAAATGAGAACGGATTGCAGATAACGGATACAAAAAATTGTCAACCAGCATTGCAATAAATACCTGCTCAAATGAAAATCAATAAGTGATATTAGTGATATCCTACTAACATTAGCAAATAACTTGGACCTTTTTTTATTTCCTATGTAACTTCTCTGCCAAAACTTATTTCAAATTGCCTCTTCTAAAATGTATTGAGCACGTTTAAAATCAGATACCTGAATGAATGGCTTTTATCTCATGTGCTTTCACAGAGtattcaatttaatttaattttttacaatGTTCATTTGAGACATGGTGTATTTCTCTCATATGCTTTCACTAAGTAGTCACTTGAGAATGTTTGTGCGTTTTCCTAGGAGGCCGTAATAAGATTTCCCCATCTGCCTCTATAATCAATCTTCTTTACTTCAATACAACCTAAATTCTGAGTAAATTTTCAAGACGATCAGATCTTGAACACGAAAGGAAAAATTGAACCACTGAATAAGAAAAGGACTTACAAGACACCAGTTATAGGATGCAAGTGAGAGTGGAGGAGCCTCCGGGGACAACAAATTGCAAAGTAGGACCTCTATTCGGGTCAGGTTCCACATTGAAAGAAGTTCAATTATTGTACATGTTGCGTGGCAGACTACTAATGACAACCCTAaacaaacaaaaacaataaattttaaACACTTTACACCTACAAACTCAATGATCATGACTTTAAATCAACTGTAGAGGAATCATATTTGGTCTTcctttataaattaataaaaaggaAAATTGTTAAAACGTAAAAACAAAATGTATAAAATTCTTATATTAAGGAGCAACCAATAACACTATAAGCAGTCATCTCAGGCTTCGGATAGGAAAGCTcaaacaaattaaaaatatataactaGAAAATAAAACATATCTTTCAAAACCAAGTGTTTGAGATCTCCATATATGCAGTGTCACTAGAACATTGGATATGGGGATAATACCTTTACCAGTGTTTGATTGAATGGATGCATGAATATGCTCGAATGTAAATGATAAACATTGGTTAATCACAATTGATAACAAAATAATTCTAGGCACATGCAAAGACCTTACTATGCTCCTGCAACAAGAACCTGTTTACTAACTCCATTAACACGATATAGGACCTGATTAAGCGAAATGCTCACCACTGCATGGAAAAGCCGCTTCACCAAGAGAATACCCTTTAGAATAGAATCTCAATGCTGCTGCCACGTGTATTGCTGACATAATATATGGCGTCACAAATCCCCAAGATAAGTAGCAGTGGGTGGAGAATAATGCTCGGTTCATAATCCAATTGACTTTTGTGGTGTATGACTCTAAAACAAATGTTTGCTTCCTCAAATAATTCCAATACCTACAAACATTTAACTAAAAGGTTTGAAAAAGCCGACAAGAATCAAGAACGCCGACTAATGGAAAAAAGTTCTCCTGTTGAAGCTAAATCACAATTTCAAGTTAACAATTCCAGCTGATTTGTACACACCTAGCAAAATTAAGATCGCTGGCAAGTGGATGGGGGAAAACAGCAACTGGTGGTGATGTGATGAGCCTCTTATGGGCACCTGatagcaacaacatcagccaaTAATATAATTCACAAACCATTCAGCACAGAGATAAATGCTTCAGTGACATTGTAACTCACATCCGATCTAGCAGGAAAAGAAACACAGTTCACAACATAGCTCAATTAATTAGCTATTTTGTATACTTAGGTCAATTGTCAAACTCGTAACTTAAACTCATTGTTTAAAGATGAAAAAGAGCAATATACCTGCAATAGCAGCAAGAGTCATGTCATCTGAATAGCCCCCATCTCGAAGCTCTGAAACCACGCCATGATTGTCATTTCTAAAATCATCTGCATGCATCTGCAATTAAATAATTCGGAGTCAGATTTTTATACATTAAAATGAATTTGCTTTTAATATGCAGAAATGCTTACCATCATGCATCCACCCCATAGAAAGAACGTTTTCCCACCAGTGGCAAACCCCATAGAACAGGGCTGaaaataaagatggatattAAGTTTACAGAAGATTCTGAAAGAAGAAACAGAAACTAAACAAGAGTTGAAAGGACAAAAAAAAACCAAGTAGATCGTAGGTAACATTTGGTTCAACAAATTTATGACGATGCTCCTAAGTCAATAGTGGATTTATTAAGTCACTGGTTATTTATTAACAGTGTGAAGCAGCCTAGTTATTTTAATGATAACAAGAAGCTGCTCATTTGGAGTGTCTTGCTCATTCCAACGTGAATTATGAGGAGTTGCTTGCAATTCGAACTTGAGAAGAATACATATTAAGATCATGTAAACTTCTATCTCTACTCCACAAATTATCTACAGTATAAACGAAATGTCCGACCATAATGAAATCGAATGCACTTTAAATTTTTAGAGTATGACAGTGGTTAAAAGATTGAAATAGAAGGAAAGTTCCATTAATCTAATgcccaaattaaaaaccttgacAGACTTTAGGGACTTGCTGCAGCATTTTGTTGTTTTTCTTCATATAGCCAGCACATTCACAGATATATTTAGTCAATATTCGTACTTAATATGTATCCTGGCTCTCCATGTTTAAGTGAACTGAGGTCTCATTCAAAAAACAAGCTGGGAACTTAAGTGAAATTGctccaataaaaaaaaatcatatttcttcACTTGATCAGGAATTTCCATCTCTGACCAGTCATTTAAATTGCTTAATAAACCATACCCTTAAACTCTATGCTAAATACCAATACAAAGAAAGTTCAATAGATGAATTCAACTTGGTTTTTATATGAATTAACCacattaatatataaaataatcctCATGCTATTTAAGTCAGACTCCTAGATACCCTAGAAGAACGAATggattcaaaattaaaaaaattactgTACTTCATTTCCCACTCCTTTACTCAGCCCCCAGCAGCCTTACCCTCAACTCTAGTATAAAACTCCAACAAAAACCAACCCTAAATCCCCGTATAAATACAGGGCAACAACTAAGAAATGAAGATGCAAGAAAGTGGTCGTGTGAGTGTTGTGAAACGTACCATGTGGTATTCATATATGCAGTAACTTCCTAAACTTCCAGATGGCAAATCAAGAGGGTATCCAGTTTGAATGAAAATCTGCACAGGTTACGGTATATAAGACATTTGTAATAGAACAGTTAAGTATATCACAAATCAgggcaacaacaaaaacaaattttattGATATAGAAAAGGTCTATACATCACCATACATCAGGGTTTTTCTCCATTTCAGCAGTGAGGGCTCCAATTGATCCAGGATGCAGCCTAACATCATCATCTAGAAACAACACATATTTGCTATCTTTATGCATTTTTTCTACCCCGATCTGCAAAAAGTTAAATATCATACATGAAAGGTCTTACTTGACATGGTGCTTCTTTTTCAGAAGTTAGTGAAGATATTCTGCCAAAATAGGCTTCAAAACATGTATTTTTTACAATTCAACTGAATTACTTGTTCACCCTATTTTGCTCTCACTAGAGGGAAATTTATTGGTAAAGCAATCATAATAAGCTCAATTACAAAACATAATTCACTTCAAGTCTGTATGACATTAAATTACTGAAAGAGGTTCAAGCTAGCGAGCGTCAAATATGAAGTGACATAATGATATGACGTAACCAGGCTAAAACATCGGATAATTGAGATGTTTTCCATTGCAAATAGTTTTTTCTGCTTTTAAAGCACGGTAGAAAGAGCAATTTGAACAAAAAATGAAGAGTAAAACAAGAAATAATTGTATACCAACTGATTATGGATCTTCTGGCTACAAGTTGTCGATAGACCAGCAACTACGATTTTTGCGTCAACATCATCCTGCACAAGTTCACAAGCTCACGTGGGGAGATAGCTTTTGTTTTAAGGGGTAAAATtttgcaatgaataacaatataTATTTCTGCCAAAACTTGTGAATCATAATAAAGCAAAATGTGATGCTGCTTCTACTTCGAAGAGTGGGCAGAAAAACAGCAGTTAAAAACCAAGTCCGAAGCATTACAAAAACaggtataaaatattaaatagcaCCCATTAATCAGCAATTGAAATCTAAAGTTCTTATCCTCTAAGACCCAATAGGCCGTAACAAAGAATCATATTGCCCAAGCAAACTGGTATAATGCAAAATGCCATGTTTGTCATCCTACAAGTTCCTTTTTGATTGCTATGTTTTACACAACTGAATTCTTTCTATTATTTTGAGTCTCGACTTATGttctttctttttaaaagattaCTAAAAGAAGGAAATCTCTAGATTAAGAATAAATGAATCACAGCCAGGGAAAAACATTGGAAAGGGCTTTGCATCCGTTTCAAGTCTTTGAGGTTAAAAACTTGGTTGCATTTCTTTCATGGATTTTTTTCTAGAAAAAAGAATACCA from the Primulina eburnea isolate SZY01 chromosome 3, ASM2296580v1, whole genome shotgun sequence genome contains:
- the LOC140825440 gene encoding cytochrome B5-like protein isoform X2; its protein translation is MDVLLVTFFVGFVLALLIVVPRLRKSDPGSSRLSNSAGDKASKVYSKDEVSLHNRRTDCWIIIKEKVYDVTSYVEEHPGGDAILTHAGDDSTKGFYGLAKFLEQQLINPFHILTGHNMLLESLT
- the LOC140825440 gene encoding cytochrome B5-like protein isoform X1, coding for MDVLLVTFFVGFVLALLIVVPRLRKSDPGSSRLSNSAGDKASKVYSKDEVSLHNRRTDCWIIIKEKVYDVTSYVEEHPGGDAILTHAGDDSTKGFYGPQHATRVFDMIEDFYVGDLKKFKLSITYGELVRFKLIIYGLEACGIIAHRNVVGEVEYV
- the LOC140825440 gene encoding cytochrome B5-like protein isoform X3 produces the protein MDVLLVTFFVGFVLALLIVVPRLRKSDPGSSRLSNSAGDKASKVYSKDEVSLHNRRTDCWIIIKEKVYDVTSYVEEHPGGDAILTHAGDDSTKGFYGPQHATRVFDMIEDFYVGDLKK
- the LOC140825442 gene encoding uncharacterized protein isoform X2 yields the protein MHFCSLPAELAVVLLRFLFRSRGKEIRRLKESTRHGNSFAFLCYDINDLEHDNQVNLPMVTVVMPLKGFGEHNLHNWRTQVTSLYGGPLEFLFVVESTEDPAYHAVTRLLADFKDDVDAKIVVAGLSTTCSQKIHNQLIGVEKMHKDSKYVLFLDDDVRLHPGSIGALTAEMEKNPDIFIQTGYPLDLPSGSLGSYCIYEYHMPCSMGFATGGKTFFLWGGCMMMHADDFRNDNHGVVSELRDGGYSDDMTLAAIAGAHKRLITSPPVAVFPHPLASDLNFARYWNYLRKQTFVLESYTTKVNWIMNRALFSTHCYLSWGFVTPYIMSAIHVAAALRFYSKGYSLGEAAFPCSGLSLVVCHATCTIIELLSMWNLTRIEVLLCNLLSPEAPPLSLASYNWCLVFIAMLVDNFLYPLSAIRSHFSQCINWSGIWYHLKDGKIIKIERSKGKGPKFTDLGGKHLYGKKGAPNNYSFLLSLSKSFVQWRQPKKYDL
- the LOC140825442 gene encoding uncharacterized protein isoform X1; this encodes MSTFDSLDAFLFAASRACCSPLAIFVQIQGFFICLILALGWALASFVRGKEIRRLKESTRHGNSFAFLCYDINDLEHDNQVNLPMVTVVMPLKGFGEHNLHNWRTQVTSLYGGPLEFLFVVESTEDPAYHAVTRLLADFKDDVDAKIVVAGLSTTCSQKIHNQLIGVEKMHKDSKYVLFLDDDVRLHPGSIGALTAEMEKNPDIFIQTGYPLDLPSGSLGSYCIYEYHMPCSMGFATGGKTFFLWGGCMMMHADDFRNDNHGVVSELRDGGYSDDMTLAAIAGAHKRLITSPPVAVFPHPLASDLNFARYWNYLRKQTFVLESYTTKVNWIMNRALFSTHCYLSWGFVTPYIMSAIHVAAALRFYSKGYSLGEAAFPCSGLSLVVCHATCTIIELLSMWNLTRIEVLLCNLLSPEAPPLSLASYNWCLVFIAMLVDNFLYPLSAIRSHFSQCINWSGIWYHLKDGKIIKIERSKGKGPKFTDLGGKHLYGKKGAPNNYSFLLSLSKSFVQWRQPKKYDL